The Dasypus novemcinctus isolate mDasNov1 chromosome 12, mDasNov1.1.hap2, whole genome shotgun sequence genome includes a window with the following:
- the LOC101441855 gene encoding L-lactate dehydrogenase A chain-like yields the protein MATLKDQLIQNLLKEEQIPQNKITVVGVGAVGMACAISILMKELADEFALVDVIEDKLKGEMMDLQHGTLFLRTPKIVSGKDYSVTANSKLVIITAGARQQEGESRLNLVQRNVNIFKFIIPIVVKYSPNCKLLIVSNPVDILTYVAWKLSGFPKNRVIGSGCNLDSAQFRYLMGERLGVHPSSCHGWVLGEHGDSSVPVWSGMNVAGVSLKNLHPELGTDADKEQWKEVHKQVVDSAYEVIKLKGYTSWAIGLSVADLAETIMKNLRRVHPVSTMIKGLYGIKDDVFLSVPCVLGQNGISDVVKVTLTPEEEGRLKKSADTLWGSKKSYNFKVF from the coding sequence ATGGCAACTCTCAAGGATCAGCTGATTCAGAATCTCCTTAAGGAAGAACAGATCCCTCAGAATAAGATTACAGTTGTTGGGGTTGGTGCTGTTGGCATGGCCTGTGCCATCAGTATTCTGATGAAGGAACTGGCAGATGAATTTGCACTTGTGGATGTCATAGAAGACAAATTGAAGGGAGAGATGATGGATCTCCAACATGGCACCCTTTTCCTTAGAACACCAAAAATTGTCTCTGGCAAAGACTATAGTGTGACTGCAAACTCCAAGCTGGTTATCATCACAGCTGGGGCTCGTCAGCAAGAGGGAGAAAGCCGTCTTAATTTGGTCCAGCGTAATGTAAACATCTTTAAATTCATCATTCCTATTGTTGTAAAATATAGCCCAAACTGCAAGTTGCTTATTGTTTCCAATCCAGTGGATATATTGACCTATGTGGCTTGGAAACTAAGTGGCTTTCCCAAAAACCGTGTTATTGGAAGTGGTTGCAATCTGGATTCAGCCCAGTTCCGTTACCTAATGGGGGAGAGGCTGGGAGTTCACCCATCCAGCTGTCATGGCTGggtccttggggaacatggagACTCTAGTGTGCCTGTGTGGAGTGGAATGAATGTTGCTGGTGTCTCCTTGAAAAATCTGCACCCTGAGTTAGGCACTGATGCAGATAAGGAACAATGGAAAGAGGTTCACAAACAGGTGGTTGACAGTGCTTATGAGGTGATCAAACTGAAAGGCTATACCTCCTGGGCCATTGGGTTATCTGTGGCAGATTTGGCAGAAACTATAATGAAGAATCTTAGACGTGTACATCCTGTTTCCACCATGATTAAGGGACTCTATGGAATAAAAGATGACGTCTTCCTTAGTGTTCCTTGCGTCTTGGGACAGAATGGTATCTCAGATGTTGTCAAGGTGACTCTGACTCCTGAAGAAGAAGGCCGTTTGAAGAAGAGTGCAGATACACTTTGGGGATCCAAAAAGAGCTACAATTTTAAAGTCTTCTAA